One region of Lytechinus pictus isolate F3 Inbred chromosome 8, Lp3.0, whole genome shotgun sequence genomic DNA includes:
- the LOC135154943 gene encoding uncharacterized protein LOC135154943: MAEGPTEDPTLLKKLEGVKISDEPAMEAAGPSKVKEPTEVKLQEESPIEFKFPRELNNVLVDTRRLHLFDRYDWYRYHNRHGNIDRNLKLEQQTTEISVIKYGNEVPVSLSWTIDGDGTWIVLKRGLPLNLQEMISALVPLCHEVEHITIGYHQDLYIHAHGTIKPLIPMRSNITVCLYLRYTNASLQVILQTIGNCFPNAKNLELTSLYQEFSRTHGYHSDTTQSSLRKLKLDFCNLSDCGNLDNLFLSISSSCQNIESLTVTSSETLKWDKSSRDITTCNLPYLTDIHLESRWPEEHYALQVITYLLHVGRMMSPLLRFTKVESVQLGNVVVKSVEWSRTSSDCGLEIKGASAAVPITALIDLTTGDLKDITVLTFVSCKTDFGQSESKSPQSQKELGALQEIRFFGLENALSEFGRNKLSKLYPNVKVTEKHGKSILLFLLDNYYINGD, from the exons ATGGCTGAAGGTCCAACAGAAGACCCTACATTGCTGAAAAAG TTGGAAGGGGTCAAGATATCCGACGAGCCAGCGATGGAAGCGGCAGGTCCATCAAAA GTTAAAGAGCCGACAGAAGTAAAGCTTCAGGAAGAGTCACCGATAGAATTCAAGTTT CCAAGAGAGTTAAACAACGTCCTTGTCGACACACGGAGACTGCATTTATTTGATAGGTATGACTGGTATAGGTATCACAATCGGCATGGAAATATCGATCGCAACCTAAAGCTTGAACAACAAACTA CCGAGATCTCTGTCATCAAATATGGAAACGAGGTTCCTGTGTCTTTGTCTTGGACTATCGATGGCGATGGAACTTGGATAGTACTTAAACGCGGATTACCACTAAATCTTCAAGAAATGATCTCTGCACTGGTTCCACTGTGTCATGAAGTGGAACATATTACCATTGGCTATCACCAAGATCTGTACATCCATGCGCACGGAACAATTAAGCCTCTCATTCCAATGAGGTCTAACATCACCGTTTGCCTTTACTTAAGATACACGAATGCATCTCTCCAAGTTATCTTGCAGACTATCGGTAATTGCTTTCCAAACGCAAAGAATCTGGAGCTGACTTCTCTGTATCAGGAATTTTCACGCACTCACGGATACCATTCCGATACCACGCAGAGTTCCTTGAGAAAGTTGAAATTAGATTTCTGTAACTTATCTGACTGCGGTAACCTGGACAACCTATTTCTATCCATTTCCTCTTCCTGTCAAAATATTGAATCACTCACCGTCACAAGTTCTGAAACCCTTAAATGGGACAAGTCAAGCAGAGACATTACAACATGTAATTTACCTTATCTGACTGATATCCATCTTGAATCTCGTTGGCCTGAAGAGCACTATGCACTCCAAGTGATAACATACTTACTACACGTAGGTCGTATGATGAGTCCTCTTTTGAGGTTTACCAAAGTAGAAAGTGTACAGCTAGGAAATGTCGTAGTGAAGAGTGTTGAATGGTCACGAACATCTTCAGATTGTGGGTTGGAAATTAAAGGTGCATCAGCGGCTGTACCCATAACTGCTTTAATTGATCTAACAACTGGTGACCTTAAAGACATCACCGTCCTTACCTTCGTCAGTTGCAAGACTGATTTCGGTCAGTCTGAAAGTAAGTCCCCGCAAAGCCAGAAGGAACTTGGTGCGCTGCAAGAAATCAGGTTCTTTGGTTTAGAAAACGCACTTTCAGAATTTGGCAGGaacaaactttcaaagttgtATCCTAATGTCAAAGTGACAGAAAAACACGGTAAGTCGATATTGCTTTTTCTTCTTGATAATTATTACATAAATGGtgattaa